The Rhodocytophaga rosea genome has a segment encoding these proteins:
- a CDS encoding two-component regulator propeller domain-containing protein yields the protein MRKLCLIFVFFCISILFCFYSIAQDIEFDLVTPPKNEPWGRVSGMVQDPQGFLWMATNGGGLYRYDGHNYISYHRDPTNPNSLAFEWIECLYGSSQDNFLLIGTPAYGLDHYDLVTGNFTHYRYNPNDTTTLGNDTITSIIKDRQGMFWIGTHNGLNQWNPQTGKFRRFNNNPTDSSSLSDSQVRVLYLDREGTVWVGTKSVWPDDGGTKVGGLNRYDPKTGKFIRYMHKPSDPQSLADNQITALFEDSRGTFWVGTAGDGLHTMDREKGTFTRHLYDPKHPQKLSRPPVYNKFSHIVAPFIVFISEDSRGKIWIGTFDNGINVYDPITRQTIYYGSSAQDSRKKLTESAFSTAFTTTDGTLWVASWGDFFAPRGNLYKINPGKDALSYTHMGTRVYNFYQDRNGVVWIATAQGLYKKSSDGTMQQFLIDTKASSLNNVMVDIKEDKAHNLWIATRYNGLYRFNPTTQTFSGYHHQAGNEETLSSDSLYTLALAPDNKLWIGTWNGLNALDITSGTFKHYVPDPSFAVILGGALVFDILIDRNQDIWTCAGWGVNRLDKKTGHFKKYLLVEFSDALNITEDSGGDLWVGDGAGLFSYNKEADVFTPFYDSTGVINRVTTVFNITEDHQKNLWLKTPKKIIKLNVQKKEASVYETRSHEYDYVLFSSYITGTGEILSGDTTGYISFYPDSLLKGVRPPAIALTGFSLSDQPVNFGKSSLLPEPIYQLKELRLKHFQNTFSIAFTSIDFTSNGEDRHMVYMLENYDSKWRKADAAGTAGYYNVPAGKYVFRVKVMNLYGQWAQKEISVVISPPFWRTPWAYGLYGLVVLGLAVMGREIIVRSERVKAAHRLRLLQAEQLHQIDQLKSRFFTNISHEFRTPLTLIFAPLEKLLNQQLDSTQIKKNLRLIDRHARQLLHLINQLMDFSKLESGSLKLSLTHGDINRQSKVLTFSFTSLAQSKGINLAFSSAYQSILGYFDSNVLEKVMHNLLSNAFKFTPPGGSVRVEVTLSKALDEAIKDTASHWSQTIGIHVKDTGSGIPAEEQSRIFERFYQVDGSQIREGEGTGIGLALAKELAELHGGRIELTSEVGKGSEFILYLPLTDCIAQLNLSADRQEMMPDRLMMVKQENEESTSPLQTPTEENEISEGFPLLLIVEDNREVREFIRDNFIDHFRVLEASNGLEGLELGKQHIPDLIISDRMMPKMDGMELCRQFKTHALTSHVPIIMLTAKATQESKIEGLEIGADDYVAKPFSLQELKARVKNLIDQRKKLRERFTKEVKLQPKDIAITSTDELFINKAIAIIERHMSDEDFTVEIMVEEMAMSRVQLHRKLKALTDESTSEFIRTIRLKRAASLLEQGYGSVSEVMYAVGFNSVSYFASNFKQRYGVNPSQYPPR from the coding sequence ATGAGAAAGCTTTGTTTAATTTTTGTTTTTTTCTGCATAAGTATCCTGTTTTGTTTTTACTCTATTGCACAGGATATAGAGTTTGATCTGGTTACGCCCCCAAAAAATGAGCCTTGGGGCCGTGTAAGCGGGATGGTTCAAGACCCCCAAGGTTTTTTATGGATGGCAACAAATGGAGGAGGTTTATACAGATATGACGGGCATAATTATATCTCCTACCATCGTGATCCCACAAACCCAAACTCACTTGCCTTCGAATGGATAGAGTGTCTATATGGTAGTAGCCAGGACAACTTTCTATTGATTGGTACCCCTGCTTACGGGCTTGACCATTATGATCTTGTCACCGGCAATTTTACCCACTACCGCTACAATCCTAATGATACGACCACCCTTGGCAATGACACGATAACCTCCATTATTAAAGACCGGCAGGGTATGTTTTGGATTGGTACCCATAATGGGCTAAATCAATGGAATCCTCAAACCGGAAAATTTCGAAGATTCAACAATAATCCCACTGACTCGTCCTCTCTCAGTGATAGCCAGGTCCGTGTTTTATACCTGGATCGTGAAGGAACTGTATGGGTAGGCACAAAAAGTGTATGGCCAGATGACGGAGGAACAAAAGTAGGAGGACTGAACCGGTATGATCCTAAAACGGGGAAATTTATAAGATACATGCATAAGCCAAGCGATCCTCAAAGTCTTGCCGATAACCAAATAACCGCACTTTTTGAAGATAGCAGAGGCACTTTCTGGGTAGGTACAGCCGGGGATGGACTGCATACGATGGATAGGGAAAAGGGCACATTTACACGGCATTTGTATGATCCTAAACATCCCCAAAAATTAAGCAGGCCTCCTGTTTATAATAAATTTTCTCATATAGTTGCCCCCTTCATCGTCTTTATCAGCGAAGATAGCCGGGGAAAAATCTGGATCGGAACATTTGATAATGGAATTAATGTGTATGATCCGATAACCCGCCAAACAATTTATTATGGCTCCTCTGCCCAGGATAGTAGGAAAAAGTTAACAGAAAGTGCCTTCTCTACCGCGTTTACAACCACTGACGGTACTCTATGGGTGGCCTCATGGGGTGATTTTTTCGCCCCACGTGGTAATTTATACAAAATAAATCCCGGCAAAGACGCTTTATCCTATACTCATATGGGCACACGTGTCTATAATTTTTACCAAGACCGAAATGGTGTAGTATGGATCGCTACCGCTCAGGGACTATATAAAAAAAGCAGCGATGGCACCATGCAACAGTTTCTTATTGATACAAAAGCATCTTCTTTAAATAATGTTATGGTAGATATCAAAGAAGACAAAGCGCATAATTTATGGATCGCCACACGCTACAACGGATTGTACCGGTTTAACCCCACCACCCAAACATTTAGCGGCTATCATCACCAGGCCGGAAACGAGGAAACCTTAAGTTCTGATTCCCTTTACACCCTTGCCCTTGCTCCCGACAATAAACTTTGGATCGGTACATGGAATGGATTAAACGCGTTGGATATAACATCAGGTACGTTCAAACATTATGTACCTGATCCAAGCTTTGCTGTTATTCTGGGGGGAGCACTGGTGTTTGACATTCTCATAGATAGAAATCAGGATATCTGGACATGTGCGGGTTGGGGTGTCAACCGGCTGGATAAGAAAACCGGGCACTTTAAAAAATATCTTTTAGTGGAATTCAGTGATGCCTTGAACATAACGGAAGATAGTGGTGGCGACTTGTGGGTTGGGGATGGTGCTGGACTTTTCAGCTACAACAAAGAAGCGGATGTTTTTACGCCCTTTTATGATTCCACAGGCGTCATCAACAGGGTAACTACCGTGTTCAATATCACAGAGGATCATCAGAAAAACTTATGGTTAAAGACGCCCAAAAAAATTATCAAATTGAATGTGCAAAAGAAAGAAGCGAGTGTTTACGAAACGAGGAGCCATGAGTATGACTACGTTTTATTTAGTAGTTATATTACAGGTACAGGCGAAATCTTATCAGGTGATACGACTGGTTACATTTCTTTTTATCCCGATAGCCTATTAAAAGGTGTCAGGCCGCCTGCTATAGCCCTTACCGGATTCTCACTATCCGATCAACCGGTAAATTTTGGTAAGAGTTCTTTACTTCCGGAGCCTATTTATCAACTCAAAGAACTTAGACTAAAACACTTTCAAAACACTTTTTCTATAGCCTTCACCAGTATTGATTTCACCAGTAATGGCGAAGACCGGCATATGGTATACATGCTGGAAAATTATGATTCCAAATGGCGGAAGGCAGATGCAGCGGGAACAGCGGGTTACTATAACGTTCCTGCGGGCAAATATGTTTTCAGGGTAAAAGTCATGAACCTATATGGTCAATGGGCACAAAAGGAAATTAGTGTGGTCATTTCCCCTCCCTTTTGGCGTACCCCTTGGGCCTATGGACTCTATGGGCTGGTGGTACTGGGTCTAGCTGTAATGGGGCGAGAAATCATTGTAAGAAGTGAACGGGTAAAAGCTGCCCATCGCTTACGCCTGCTTCAAGCCGAACAACTCCACCAAATCGACCAGCTCAAGTCGCGCTTCTTTACCAATATTTCCCACGAGTTCCGTACTCCACTCACCCTAATCTTTGCCCCACTTGAAAAACTCCTTAACCAACAGCTGGATAGTACGCAGATAAAGAAAAATCTCCGGCTTATCGACCGGCATGCCAGGCAACTGCTCCATCTGATCAATCAATTAATGGATTTTTCAAAACTGGAATCGGGTTCCCTCAAACTCTCCCTTACCCATGGGGATATTAACCGTCAAAGTAAGGTGCTCACGTTTTCTTTTACCTCACTTGCCCAAAGCAAAGGTATCAACCTTGCTTTTAGTTCAGCCTATCAATCCATTCTTGGCTACTTTGACTCAAATGTGCTGGAGAAAGTAATGCATAACCTGCTTTCTAATGCCTTTAAATTTACTCCACCTGGGGGAAGTGTAAGGGTAGAAGTCACCCTATCAAAAGCTCTGGATGAAGCAATCAAAGATACAGCTTCACATTGGAGTCAAACGATTGGCATTCATGTGAAAGATACCGGCAGTGGCATCCCTGCTGAAGAGCAGTCCCGGATTTTTGAGCGCTTTTATCAGGTGGATGGCTCTCAAATCCGGGAAGGAGAAGGCACAGGCATAGGACTTGCTTTAGCAAAGGAACTTGCCGAACTACATGGAGGCAGAATCGAGCTCACAAGTGAAGTAGGAAAGGGTAGTGAATTTATCCTCTATTTGCCTCTTACGGACTGCATAGCCCAGCTCAACCTATCTGCAGACAGGCAAGAAATGATGCCGGATCGCCTCATGATGGTTAAACAAGAAAATGAGGAAAGCACTTCTCCCCTACAAACTCCTACAGAAGAAAATGAAATTAGTGAAGGCTTTCCATTACTCTTAATAGTAGAAGATAACCGGGAAGTCAGGGAGTTTATCCGCGATAATTTTATAGATCATTTCCGCGTATTAGAAGCCTCTAATGGATTGGAAGGCTTAGAATTAGGCAAACAACACATTCCGGATCTAATTATTTCTGACCGCATGATGCCTAAAATGGATGGAATGGAACTCTGCCGTCAGTTCAAGACCCATGCTCTTACCAGTCATGTTCCTATCATTATGCTTACTGCCAAAGCTACTCAGGAGAGTAAAATTGAGGGTTTAGAGATCGGTGCTGATGATTATGTGGCCAAACCTTTTAGCCTGCAGGAGCTCAAAGCACGGGTGAAAAATCTGATTGACCAAAGAAAAAAGCTACGGGAACGGTTTACAAAAGAAGTCAAACTGCAGCCCAAAGATATAGCCATAACTTCCACTGATGAGCTGTTTATAAATAAAGCCATTGCAATTATTGAAAGACATATGTCTGATGAGGATTTTACGGTAGAAATTATGGTAGAAGAGATGGCCATGAGCCGGGTGCAACTACACCGAAAGCTGAAAGCGCTTACTGATGAGTCCACCAGTGAGTTCATCCGCACCATTCGCCTTAAGCGGGCAGCTTCTCTGCTGGAGCAAGGCTATGGCAGCGTATCAGAAGTGATGTATGCGGTGGGCTTCAACAGCGTATCTTACTTTGCCAGCAACTTCAAGCAGCGCTATGGCGTAAATCCCAGCCAGTACCCACCTAGATAG